The following coding sequences lie in one Aminivibrio pyruvatiphilus genomic window:
- a CDS encoding YvrJ family protein: MEDFMSTVVQNGFSVAVAAFLLVRMERRLEELSLAIRDLHAAIVSGRTLSS; encoded by the coding sequence ATGGAGGATTTTATGTCCACGGTGGTGCAGAACGGGTTCTCCGTGGCGGTGGCGGCCTTTCTGCTGGTGCGCATGGAACGCCGCCTGGAGGAACTGTCCCTGGCCATCCGGGATTTGCATGCGGCCATAGTTTCGGGGAGAACACTGTCGTCCTGA